The Helianthus annuus cultivar XRQ/B chromosome 16, HanXRQr2.0-SUNRISE, whole genome shotgun sequence genome includes a window with the following:
- the LOC110916261 gene encoding uncharacterized protein LOC110916261, with the protein MSHKTRKLKIEFSGDKLTRRGGFDSSLLRSRYLQHLSLNIDFGLKISPSLTWDFPALTTLTIKRVTFTLQLVNDDASKSVDLFSRFPNLKTLALDDCTLSDIDTFIIKSSELESLYLIGIYHSCEFVVSAPKLSLFTYNGIARFSLSAKDLNSLNTVNFQTIYSRSIEEHSMLLELMIKTFQQLYKAKSLTINLEALKLLSMFPELCERRNCPFTSLQSLTVVSGHWLPHSLTGFSGVFDYFSRSSPALKIHIDSNPTPLRFRY; encoded by the coding sequence ATGTCGCACAAGACCCGGAAGCTAAAGATTGAATTCTCGGGTGATAAGCTAACACGACGTGGCGGATTTGATTCATCTTTGCTTAGATCTCGATATCTCCAACACCTTTCTCTGAACATTGATTTTGGGCTTAAAATCAGTCCATCTCTGACATGGGATTTTCCGGCTCTAACCACTCTAACTATTAAACGTGTTACATTCACGTTACAACTTGTTAATGATGATGCAAGTAAGTCTGTTGATCTGTTTTCCCGATTTCCGAATCTGAAAACTCTTGCGTTGGATGACTGTACGTTATCTGATATTGATACTTTCATAATCAAGTCAAGTGAGTTAGAGAGTCTATACTTGATCGGTATTTATCATTCGTGTGAGTTTGTGGTCTCCGCTCCAAAACTTTCATTGTTCACGTATAACGGCATTGCTCGGTTTTCGTTATCAGCCAAAGATCTCAATTCATTAAATACAGTAAATTTTCAAACGATCTATAGTAGATCTATTGAGGAGCATTCTATGTTACTTGAGTTAATGATCAAGACGTTCCAACAACTCTATAAGGCAAAGTCTCTTACCATAAACTTAGAAGCCTTGAAGCTTCTTTCTATGTTCCCAGAATTGTGTGAAAGACGAAATTGCCCTTTCACAAGTCTGCAGAGTTTGACTGTGGTTTCAGGCCACTGGCTACCGCATTCCTTGACTGGGTTTTCCGGTGTTTTTGATTATTTCAGTCGCAGCTCTCCGGCTCTTAAGATTCATATCGATTCGAATCCAACACCTTTGCGGTTCCGTTATTAG